A region of Maniola jurtina chromosome 18, ilManJurt1.1, whole genome shotgun sequence DNA encodes the following proteins:
- the LOC123874350 gene encoding uncharacterized protein LOC123874350 isoform X2, which yields MYRYCVLLIFVCSYVICEDCVTVDFENGFEDFTSNHGVCLGLSPWDVIQYSSVDIDSPHVKSTRLITPQAGISCVSSFKFTVTAGGILEVNVYMISGSPFDHISARVFQSTVGTEDVLIGTAFHISNSYPDWETINMTIHGNGSFEGYVTFQSLALSTNTIIWIDSFRYIGPSSNKDSCVIYEEDQITTAKPTTTTTSTTEAPNEDCVIVDFESNFEEDFTNDYGICVGLFAWEVKNYSSVDIDSPHSRSARFIVPQQGLSCVSSFKFPMTTGGRLQVNLYMMSTSLVDQQTITVFQSIVGGNDITLSRAFLNNMSSEFVPGWQTINITVDGPERFEGYITFHGMSMSPNPIIWIDSFRYIGLSSDKDSCVIYEDESSTQAPTTTTTEAPSEDCVTEDFENNFEDNFTSNNTECTGFFTWDIKQYSSVDIDSPHPESTSFITPQPGVSCVSSFKFPMTTGGRLQVNLYMMSTSLVDQLTIIIYQSILGGNDITINRVFHSNMSSEFVPGWQTINMTIDGPARFEGYVMFQATSGSPNPIIWIDSFRYIGPSSDKDSCVIYEEAPIDCVTEDFENNFEDNFTSNNIDCTGFSAWDIKQYSSVTINSPHANSTRFITPQAGLSCVSSLNFTMTARGTLEVNVYMMAATIHNQLDVSVFQPTVGGTNDFIGGVSLNHQTSDFAPGWQTLNITLGGSGRFQGYVTFVALTQSAEPMTYVDSFRYIGPSTDRDSCVIYQ from the exons ATGTATCGTTATTGTGTTTTATTGATCTTCGTTTGTAGCTATGTGATCTGTGAGGATTGTGTTACTGTGGATTTCGAAAATGGCTTCGAGGATTTCACTAGCAATCACGGAGTGTGCCTTGGGCTTTCTCCGTGGGATGTCATACAATACTCATCTGTTGATATCGATAGTCCTCATGTAAAAAGTACTAGATTAATCACACCTCAAGCAGGCATAAGTTGCGTGTCATCGTTCAAGTTCACGGTCACTGCAGGTGGTATATTAGAAGTGAACGTATATATGATATCAGGATCACCATTTGATCATATATCTGCTAGGGTGTTTCAGTCTACAGTCGGAACAGAAGATGTTCTTATTGGCACAGCTTTCCATATATCAAATTCTTATCCGGACTGGGAAACTATAAACATGACCATTCATGGAAATGGTAGCTTTGAGGGCTAC GTTACATTTCAATCATTAGCGCTATCTACAAATACGATTATTTGGATAGACTCTTTTCGTTATATCGGACCATCTTCTAACAAGGATTCATGCGTGATATATGAAGAAGATCAAATCACTACAGCAAAACCTACTACGACCACAACATCTACCACCGAAGCACCTAATGAGGATTGTGTAATTGTGGATTTCGAATCTAACTTTGAGGAAGACTTCACGAATGATTATGGAATATGCGTTGGTCTTTTCGCGTGGGAAGTCAAGAATTACTCGTCTGTTGATATCGACAGTCCACATTCAAGAAGTGCAAGGTTCATCGTGCCGCAGCAAGGCTTGAGCTGCGTGTCATCGTTCAAGTTCCCGATGACTACAGGGGGCAGGTTACAAGTGAATCTATACATGATGTCAACATCGCTAGTTGACCAACAGACTATTACAGTATTTCAGTCAATTGTGGGAGGAAATGATATCACTCTCAGTAGAGCTTTCCTCAATAACATGAGCTCGGAGTTTGTCCCGGGTTGGCAAACAATAAACATAACAGTCGATGGGCCTGAGAGATTTGAGGGATAT ATAACGTTTCACGGAATGTCTATGTCACCAAATCCAATAATTTGGATAGATTCATTTCGTTACATTGGACTTTCATCTGACAAGGATTCTTGCGTGATATATGAAGATGAATCTAGCACTCAAGCTCCAACTACAACTACCACCGAAGCACCTTCCGAGGATTGTGTGACTGAAGATTTTGAGAATAACTTCGAGGATAACTTCACCAGTAATAATACAGAGTGCACTGGGTTCTTCACGTGGGATATCAAGCAATACTCATCTGTCGATATCGATAGTCCTCATCCAGAAAGTACAAGTTTTATCACACCGCAGCCAGGCGTGAGCTGCGTGTCATCGTTCAAGTTCCCGATGACTACAGGGGGCAGGTTACAAGTGAATCTATACATGATGTCAACATCGCTAGTTGACCAATTgactattataatatatcagTCAATTCTCGGAGGAAACGATATCACAATCAATAGAGTTTTCCACAGCAACATGAGCTCGGAGTTTGTCCCGGGTTGGCAAACAATAAACATGACAATCGATGGACCTGCTAGATTTGAGGGATAT GTAATGTTTCAAGCAACGTCTGGGTCACCAAATCCAATCATTTGGATAGATTCGTTTCGTTATATTGGGCCGTCATCTGACAAGGATTCTTGCGTGATATATGAAGAAGCACCTATTGATTGTGTAACTGAAGATTTTGAAAATAACTTCGAAGATAACTTCACCAGTAATAATATAGATTGCACTGGGTTCTCCGCATGGGATATCAAGCAATACTCATCTGTCACTATCAATAGCCCTCATGCAAATAGTACCAGATTCATAACACCCCAAGCAGGCTTAAGTTGCGTATCATCCTTGAACTTCACAATGACTGCAAGAGGCACGTTAGAAGTGAACGTTTATATGATGGCTGCAACGATACATAATCAACTGGACGTATCAGTATTTCAGCCCACTGTCGGAGGAACCAATGATTTCATAGGTGGCGTTTCCCTCAATCATCAGACATCTGACTTTGCTCCTGGTTGGCAAACATTAAACATAACTCTCGGTGGATCTGGCAGATTTCAAGGCTAC gtaacaTTCGTAGCACTCACTCAGTCGGCAGAGCCAATGACTTACGTAGACTCGTTTCGTTATATCGGACCATCAACGGACAGGGATTCATGCGTAATATATCAATAA
- the LOC123874350 gene encoding uncharacterized protein LOC123874350 isoform X1 — translation MYRYCVLLIFVCSYVICEDCVTVDFENGFEDFTSNHGVCLGLSPWDVIQYSSVDIDSPHVKSTRLITPQAGISCVSSFKFTVTAGGILEVNVYMISGSPFDHISARVFQSTVGTEDVLIGTAFHISNSYPDWETINMTIHGNGSFEGYVTFQSLALSTNTIIWIDSFRYIGPSSNKDSCVIYEEDQITTAKPTTTTTSTTEAPNEDCVIVDFESNFEEDFTNDYGICVGLFAWEVKNYSSVDIDSPHSRSARFIVPQQGLSCVSSFKFPMTTGGRLQVNLYMMSTSLVDQQTITVFQSIVGGNDITLSRAFLNNMSSEFVPGWQTINITVDGPERFEGYITFHGMSMSPNPIIWIDSFRYIGLSSDKDSCVIYEDESSTQAPTTTTTEAPSEDCVTEDFENNFEDNFTSNNTECTGFFTWDIKQYSSVDIDSPHPESTSFITPQPGVSCVSSFKFPMTTGGRLQVNLYMMSTSLVDQLTIIIYQSILGGNDITINRVFHSNMSSEFVPGWQTINMTIDGPARFEGYVTFNAISRSPNPIIWIDSFRYIGPSSDKDSCVIYEGESDEAPIEDCVTEDFEDNFEDTFTSNNTECTGFFAWDIKQYASVDISSPHPESRSFIVPQLGFGCVSSFKFPMATGGRLQVNLYMMSTSLVDQLFITVFQSIVGGNDITIGRVFHSNMSPEFVPGWQTLNMTVDGPARFDGYVMFQATSGSPNPIIWIDSFRYIGPSSDKDSCVIYEEAPIDCVTEDFENNFEDNFTSNNIDCTGFSAWDIKQYSSVTINSPHANSTRFITPQAGLSCVSSLNFTMTARGTLEVNVYMMAATIHNQLDVSVFQPTVGGTNDFIGGVSLNHQTSDFAPGWQTLNITLGGSGRFQGYVTFVALTQSAEPMTYVDSFRYIGPSTDRDSCVIYQ, via the exons ATGTATCGTTATTGTGTTTTATTGATCTTCGTTTGTAGCTATGTGATCTGTGAGGATTGTGTTACTGTGGATTTCGAAAATGGCTTCGAGGATTTCACTAGCAATCACGGAGTGTGCCTTGGGCTTTCTCCGTGGGATGTCATACAATACTCATCTGTTGATATCGATAGTCCTCATGTAAAAAGTACTAGATTAATCACACCTCAAGCAGGCATAAGTTGCGTGTCATCGTTCAAGTTCACGGTCACTGCAGGTGGTATATTAGAAGTGAACGTATATATGATATCAGGATCACCATTTGATCATATATCTGCTAGGGTGTTTCAGTCTACAGTCGGAACAGAAGATGTTCTTATTGGCACAGCTTTCCATATATCAAATTCTTATCCGGACTGGGAAACTATAAACATGACCATTCATGGAAATGGTAGCTTTGAGGGCTAC GTTACATTTCAATCATTAGCGCTATCTACAAATACGATTATTTGGATAGACTCTTTTCGTTATATCGGACCATCTTCTAACAAGGATTCATGCGTGATATATGAAGAAGATCAAATCACTACAGCAAAACCTACTACGACCACAACATCTACCACCGAAGCACCTAATGAGGATTGTGTAATTGTGGATTTCGAATCTAACTTTGAGGAAGACTTCACGAATGATTATGGAATATGCGTTGGTCTTTTCGCGTGGGAAGTCAAGAATTACTCGTCTGTTGATATCGACAGTCCACATTCAAGAAGTGCAAGGTTCATCGTGCCGCAGCAAGGCTTGAGCTGCGTGTCATCGTTCAAGTTCCCGATGACTACAGGGGGCAGGTTACAAGTGAATCTATACATGATGTCAACATCGCTAGTTGACCAACAGACTATTACAGTATTTCAGTCAATTGTGGGAGGAAATGATATCACTCTCAGTAGAGCTTTCCTCAATAACATGAGCTCGGAGTTTGTCCCGGGTTGGCAAACAATAAACATAACAGTCGATGGGCCTGAGAGATTTGAGGGATAT ATAACGTTTCACGGAATGTCTATGTCACCAAATCCAATAATTTGGATAGATTCATTTCGTTACATTGGACTTTCATCTGACAAGGATTCTTGCGTGATATATGAAGATGAATCTAGCACTCAAGCTCCAACTACAACTACCACCGAAGCACCTTCCGAGGATTGTGTGACTGAAGATTTTGAGAATAACTTCGAGGATAACTTCACCAGTAATAATACAGAGTGCACTGGGTTCTTCACGTGGGATATCAAGCAATACTCATCTGTCGATATCGATAGTCCTCATCCAGAAAGTACAAGTTTTATCACACCGCAGCCAGGCGTGAGCTGCGTGTCATCGTTCAAGTTCCCGATGACTACAGGGGGCAGGTTACAAGTGAATCTATACATGATGTCAACATCGCTAGTTGACCAATTgactattataatatatcagTCAATTCTCGGAGGAAACGATATCACAATCAATAGAGTTTTCCACAGCAACATGAGCTCGGAGTTTGTCCCGGGTTGGCAAACAATAAACATGACAATCGATGGACCTGCTAGATTTGAGGGATAT GTAACGTTTAACGCGATATCTAGATCACCAAATCCAATCATTTGGATAGATTCGTTTCGTTACATTGGACCGTCATCTGACAAGGATTCTTGCGTGATATATGAAGGTGAATCTGACGAAGCACCTATCGAAGATTGTGTGACTGAAGATTTTGAAGATAACTTCGAGGATACCTTCACCAGTAACAATACAGAGTGCACTGGGTTCTTCGCATGGGATATCAAGCAATACGCATCTGTCGATATCAGTAGTCCTCATCCAGAAAGTAGAAGTTTTATCGTGCCGCAGCTAGGCTTTGGCTGCGTGTCATCGTTCAAGTTCCCGATGGCTACAGGGGGCAGGTTACAAGTGAATCTATACATGATGTCAACATCGTTAGTTGACCAACTGTTTATTACAGTGTTTCAGTCAATTGTTGGAGGAAATGATATCACAATCGGTAGAGTTTTCCACAGCAACATGAGCCCAGAGTTTGTCCCGGGTTGGCAAACATTAAACATGACAGTTGATGGGCCTGCTAGATTTGATGGATAT GTAATGTTTCAAGCAACGTCTGGGTCACCAAATCCAATCATTTGGATAGATTCGTTTCGTTATATTGGGCCGTCATCTGACAAGGATTCTTGCGTGATATATGAAGAAGCACCTATTGATTGTGTAACTGAAGATTTTGAAAATAACTTCGAAGATAACTTCACCAGTAATAATATAGATTGCACTGGGTTCTCCGCATGGGATATCAAGCAATACTCATCTGTCACTATCAATAGCCCTCATGCAAATAGTACCAGATTCATAACACCCCAAGCAGGCTTAAGTTGCGTATCATCCTTGAACTTCACAATGACTGCAAGAGGCACGTTAGAAGTGAACGTTTATATGATGGCTGCAACGATACATAATCAACTGGACGTATCAGTATTTCAGCCCACTGTCGGAGGAACCAATGATTTCATAGGTGGCGTTTCCCTCAATCATCAGACATCTGACTTTGCTCCTGGTTGGCAAACATTAAACATAACTCTCGGTGGATCTGGCAGATTTCAAGGCTAC gtaacaTTCGTAGCACTCACTCAGTCGGCAGAGCCAATGACTTACGTAGACTCGTTTCGTTATATCGGACCATCAACGGACAGGGATTCATGCGTAATATATCAATAA
- the LOC123874615 gene encoding mucin-2-like: MLRFLADTTQEPVEELPSNPRPKLTDTTPKISQISAWIFELNVFMEPAVKSDQITLLVFQSLPGANDATVGNAVLSPNDPNFVPGWQTLRLNIVGRGTHEGYITLLGMASESSTVLVDSFRYIAPKYDEDLCIIYPDKKATTEMPAEITTIPVTVEKSTATAKPSTITIPTVTTEKQSTPTIPTIPETSTTEILTTIPEEPSTITIPTIPEASTTEIPTTIPAEPSTITIPTIPETSTTEIPTTIPEEPSTITIPTIPEISTTEIPTTIPGEPSTISLPTIPETSTTEIPTTIPGKPSTITIPTIPETSTTEIPTTIPEEPSTITIPTIPETSTTEIPTTIPAEPSTITIPTIPETSTTEIPTTIPAEPSTITIPTIPETSTTEIPTTIPGKPSTITIPTIPETSTSELPTTLPGKPSTITIPTIPETTTRVTSPSSTTVTTSPSTQKPRLFVSILLIKIKKFFR, translated from the exons ATGTTGCGCTTTCTTGCTGACACTACCCAAGAGCCCGTTGAAGAATTGCCAagtaaccccagacccaaactGACCGACACTACACCGAAGATATCCCAGATATCGGCCT GGATATTCGAATTGAATGTGTTTATGGAACCGGCTGTAAAATCAGATCAGATAACACTTTTGGTCTTCCAATCTCTTCCCGGCGCGAATGACGCAACAGTTGGTAATGCAGTCCTTTCGCCTAATGACCCCAACTTTGTGCCAGGCTGGCAGACTCTGAGACTGAATATTGTTGGTCGAGGCACACACGAAGGAtat ATAACACTTCTTGGTATGGCTTCTGAATCATCAACTGTATTGGTGGACTCGTTTAGATACATCGCACCAAAGTATGATGAAGATTTGTGTATAATTTATCCAGATAAAAAGGCTACTACTGAAATGCCTGCCGAAATAACTACGATACCAGTTACAGTAGAAAAATCAACTGCAACAGCAAAACCAAGTACAATTACAATTCCTACGGTCACAACTGAGAAACAAAGTACACCTACGATACCAACAATACCTGAAACAAGTACAACTGAAATACTGACTACTATACCTGAGGAACCAAGTACAATTACGATACCCACAATACCTGAAGCAAGTACAACTGAAATACCAACTACTATACCTGCGGAACCAAGTACAATAACGATACCAACTATACCTGAAACGAGTACAACTGAAATACCGACTACCATACCTGAGGAACCAAGTACAATTACGATACCAACTATACCTGAAATAAGTACAACTGAAATACCAACTACTATACCTGGGGAACCAAGTACAATTAGTTTACCGACAATACCTGAAACAAGTACAACTGAAATACCAACTACAATACCGGGGAAACCAAGTACAATAACGATACCAACAATACCTGAAACAAGTACAACTGAAATACCAACTACAATACCTGAGGAACCAAGTACAATAACGATACCAACAATACCTGAAACAAGTACAACTGAAATACCAACTACTATACCTGCGGAACCAAGTACAATAACGATACCAACAATACCTGAAACAAGTACAACTGAAATACCAACTACTATACCTGCGGAACCAAGTACAATAACGATACCAACTATACCTGAAACAAGTACAACTGAAATACCAACAACTATACCTGGGAAACCAAGTACAATTACTATACCAACTATACCTGAAACAAGTACAAGTGAATTACCAACTACTTTACCTGGGAAACCAAGTACAATAACGATACCAACAATACCTGAAACGACTACAAGAGTTACATCACCAAGTTCAACTACTGTTACAACAAGCCCTTCTACCCAGAAACCACGCCTCTTTGTATCTATTTTGcttataaaaattaagaaattcttTAGATAG